Proteins encoded by one window of Dyella humicola:
- the pssA gene encoding CDP-diacylglycerol--serine O-phosphatidyltransferase, with translation MSDSTPVRPPRHRGIYLLPNLFTTGAMFAGFYAIVVSIGGDFSSAAIAVFVAALLDGMDGRVARLTGTQTEFGVQYDSLSDLVSFGLAPALVMYTWSLSTLRDFGPTWGKIGWAAAFIYAACAALRLARFNTQVAVIDKRYFQGLPSPAAAAVCMSFVWSMDKFGILGEEVCFITMVMAVVVGLLMVSRFRYYSFKSLPMGDRVPFLWIIIGVLILVPFFVDPPRVLFVVFTLYLLSGPVMTLWGRATRRRRRGAA, from the coding sequence ATGAGCGACAGTACGCCAGTCCGCCCCCCGCGTCATAGGGGTATTTACCTGCTGCCGAACCTGTTCACCACTGGCGCCATGTTCGCCGGTTTCTACGCTATTGTCGTAAGCATCGGTGGTGACTTCAGCTCGGCCGCCATTGCCGTGTTCGTGGCCGCGCTGCTGGACGGTATGGACGGCCGGGTGGCCCGCCTGACCGGCACGCAGACCGAGTTCGGCGTCCAGTACGACTCGCTGTCGGACCTGGTGAGCTTCGGCCTGGCGCCTGCGCTGGTGATGTACACCTGGTCCTTGTCCACCTTGCGCGACTTCGGCCCAACCTGGGGCAAGATCGGCTGGGCTGCCGCCTTTATTTATGCGGCCTGTGCCGCGCTGCGCCTGGCCCGTTTCAATACCCAGGTGGCGGTGATCGACAAGCGCTACTTCCAGGGCCTGCCCAGTCCGGCGGCCGCTGCGGTGTGCATGTCCTTCGTCTGGAGCATGGACAAGTTCGGCATCCTCGGCGAAGAGGTGTGCTTCATCACGATGGTGATGGCGGTGGTTGTGGGCCTGCTGATGGTCAGCCGATTCCGCTACTACAGCTTCAAGTCGCTGCCGATGGGCGATCGCGTGCCGTTCCTGTGGATCATCATCGGCGTGTTGATCCTGGTGCCGTTTTTCGTGGATCCGCCGCGGGTGTTGTTCGTGGTGTTCACGCTGTACCTGCTATCCGGGCCGGTCATGACCCTGTGGGGTCGCGCGACCCGCCGTCGGCGTCGCGGAGCGGCTTGA
- a CDS encoding valine--tRNA ligase, producing MEKSFEPSQIESTWYARWEASGDFKPSGHGEPYCILLPPPNVTGTLHMGHAFQQTVMDMLVRYQRMRGMNTLWQVGTDHAGIATQKIVENQLATNDQTRHDLGREAFVERVWKWKEESGSTITNQMRRIGAAADWSRERFTMDEGLSAAVRKVFVEWYRAGLIYRGNRLVNWDPLLGTAVSDLEVNNVERDGHMWSIRYPTTDGSTSLVVATTRPETMLGDVAVAVHPEDERYAQLIGKTLTLPLTGREIPVIGDDYVDREFGTGCVKITPAHDFNDYAIGQRHNLAPISIFTLDAKVNENAPAKYQGLDRFEARKRVLADLEAEGLLVETKPHKLQVPVSQRSDAVIEPMLTDQWFLDLTTDELPEGRAKPVGTIGGRKAITEPALDAVRSGEIKFVPENWSTTYTQWLDNIQDWCISRQLWWGHRIPAWYDEGGNIFVGEDEADARAHATTAPVGALRQDDDVLDTWFSSALWPFSTLGWPASGPVKNEHGDIVADWQNDKIFLPSAVLVTGFDIIFFWVARMVMATKYFTSQVPFREVYINAIVRDAEGQKMSKSKGNTLDPLDLIDGIELEPLVEKSTKSLLIPQVREKVEKRIRKDYPNGIPAIGTDALRFTFAALASYSRTINFDIKRAEGYKAFCNKLWNAARFVLMNLPEGELPAPTGAPATEAERWILTRLKQTLLDVEQHFTSYRFDLLAQALYEFTWNEFCDWFLELSKPALNGDDAKAAASTRHTLVVVLETVLRALHPIVPFISEEIWQSVAPKLALTESGLMQRPWPHADDIVADDAATAEIEWFKNVLSGIRRIRAEMNIAPGKTIPLLLADGDATDRARAAKFAAQISFLARVDAPQWIESGADEPAAAAAVVGSLRVLIPLAGLIDLSAEKTRLAKEIARIEGEIKKCEGKLGNANFVANAPAEVVTQERQRIADWGVQLNALREQAQKLR from the coding sequence ATGGAAAAGAGTTTCGAGCCCAGCCAGATCGAGTCGACGTGGTATGCCCGCTGGGAAGCCAGTGGCGACTTCAAGCCCTCCGGTCATGGCGAGCCGTACTGCATCCTGCTGCCGCCGCCCAACGTCACCGGCACGCTGCACATGGGTCATGCGTTCCAACAGACCGTGATGGACATGCTGGTCCGCTACCAGCGCATGCGTGGCATGAACACGCTGTGGCAGGTGGGCACCGATCACGCCGGCATCGCCACGCAGAAGATCGTGGAAAACCAGCTGGCCACGAACGACCAGACCCGCCATGACCTGGGCCGCGAGGCGTTCGTCGAGCGCGTGTGGAAGTGGAAGGAAGAATCCGGTTCCACCATCACCAACCAGATGCGCCGCATCGGCGCCGCCGCCGACTGGTCGCGCGAGCGTTTCACCATGGACGAGGGGCTCTCGGCCGCGGTGCGCAAGGTGTTCGTGGAGTGGTATCGCGCGGGCTTGATCTACCGCGGCAATCGCCTGGTGAACTGGGATCCGCTGCTGGGCACGGCCGTGTCCGACCTGGAAGTGAACAACGTGGAACGCGACGGCCATATGTGGTCGATCCGCTACCCCACGACGGACGGCAGCACCAGCCTGGTGGTTGCCACCACGCGTCCGGAAACCATGCTTGGCGACGTCGCCGTGGCGGTGCATCCGGAAGACGAGCGCTATGCACAGCTGATCGGCAAGACGCTGACGTTGCCATTGACCGGCCGCGAAATTCCGGTGATCGGCGACGACTACGTCGACCGCGAGTTCGGTACCGGCTGCGTGAAGATCACCCCGGCCCACGACTTCAACGACTACGCCATCGGCCAGCGCCACAACCTTGCGCCGATCAGCATCTTTACACTCGACGCCAAGGTCAACGAAAACGCACCGGCCAAGTATCAGGGCCTGGATCGCTTCGAGGCACGCAAGCGCGTGCTGGCCGACCTGGAAGCCGAAGGCCTGCTGGTCGAAACCAAGCCGCACAAATTGCAGGTGCCGGTGAGCCAGCGCTCGGACGCGGTGATCGAGCCGATGCTGACCGACCAGTGGTTCCTCGATCTGACCACCGACGAACTGCCCGAAGGGCGCGCCAAGCCGGTGGGCACCATCGGTGGCCGCAAAGCGATTACCGAACCCGCGCTCGACGCGGTGCGCTCGGGCGAGATCAAGTTCGTGCCGGAAAACTGGAGCACCACGTATACGCAGTGGCTGGACAACATCCAGGACTGGTGCATCAGCCGCCAGCTGTGGTGGGGCCATCGTATTCCGGCGTGGTACGACGAAGGCGGCAACATCTTCGTGGGCGAAGACGAAGCCGATGCCCGCGCGCATGCCACCACCGCGCCGGTGGGCGCCTTGCGCCAGGACGACGATGTGCTCGACACCTGGTTCAGTTCGGCGCTGTGGCCGTTCTCCACGCTCGGCTGGCCGGCTAGTGGCCCGGTGAAGAACGAGCACGGCGACATCGTGGCCGACTGGCAAAACGACAAGATCTTCCTGCCCAGCGCGGTGCTGGTCACCGGCTTCGACATCATCTTCTTCTGGGTCGCCCGCATGGTGATGGCGACCAAGTACTTCACCAGCCAAGTGCCGTTCCGCGAGGTCTACATCAACGCCATCGTGCGTGATGCGGAAGGCCAGAAGATGTCCAAGTCCAAGGGCAACACGCTGGACCCGCTGGACCTGATCGATGGCATCGAACTGGAGCCATTGGTGGAGAAGTCCACCAAGTCGCTGCTGATTCCGCAGGTGCGCGAGAAGGTGGAAAAGCGCATCCGCAAGGATTATCCGAACGGCATCCCCGCCATCGGCACGGATGCGCTGCGTTTCACCTTCGCCGCGCTGGCCAGCTACAGCCGCACCATCAATTTCGACATCAAGCGCGCGGAAGGCTACAAGGCGTTCTGCAACAAGCTATGGAATGCGGCACGTTTCGTGCTGATGAACCTGCCGGAAGGTGAGCTGCCGGCCCCCACGGGTGCGCCTGCCACCGAAGCCGAGCGCTGGATTCTTACCCGCCTCAAGCAGACCTTGCTCGATGTCGAGCAGCATTTCACCAGCTATCGCTTCGACCTGCTGGCGCAAGCGCTGTACGAGTTCACCTGGAACGAGTTCTGCGACTGGTTCCTGGAACTGTCCAAGCCGGCCTTGAATGGCGACGACGCAAAAGCCGCCGCCTCCACGCGCCACACCCTCGTCGTCGTGCTGGAAACGGTACTGCGCGCGCTGCACCCCATCGTGCCGTTTATCAGCGAGGAAATCTGGCAGTCGGTTGCACCGAAGCTCGCTCTCACGGAAAGCGGCCTGATGCAGCGCCCGTGGCCACATGCGGATGACATCGTTGCCGATGACGCCGCCACGGCGGAAATCGAGTGGTTCAAGAACGTGCTGAGCGGCATCCGCCGCATCCGTGCGGAAATGAACATCGCACCGGGCAAGACCATTCCCCTGTTGCTCGCCGATGGCGATGCAACGGATCGTGCGCGCGCCGCCAAGTTCGCCGCCCAGATCAGCTTCCTCGCCCGCGTCGACGCACCGCAATGGATCGAGTCGGGTGCTGACGAACCCGCCGCAGCCGCGGCCGTGGTCGGCTCGCTACGCGTGCTGATTCCTCTCGCCGGCCTGATCGACCTCAGCGCGGAGAAAACGCGCCTGGCGAAGGAAATCGCCCGCATCGAAGGCGAGATCAAGAAGTGTGAAGGCAAGCTTGGCAACGCCAACTTCGTGGCGAATGCGCCTGCCGAAGTGGTGACACAGGAGCGTCAGCGCATCGCCGATTGGGGCGTGCAGCTCAATGCCTTGCGTGAGCAGGCGCAGAAGCTGAGGTGA
- a CDS encoding H-NS histone family protein, with protein MAVDIKSLNHNQLNDLISKAQLRQNELRKEKVAKLREKIHALIKAEGYAFEDIFGTGRAKTRRSGGTVAPKYRNPAEPEQTWSGRGKRPRWFNDALKAGKKEKDLAI; from the coding sequence ATGGCCGTTGATATCAAGAGCCTCAATCACAACCAGCTCAATGATCTGATCAGCAAGGCTCAACTGCGTCAGAATGAACTGCGTAAGGAAAAGGTCGCCAAGCTGCGTGAGAAGATTCACGCGCTGATCAAAGCCGAGGGCTATGCATTCGAGGATATCTTCGGCACCGGCCGCGCCAAGACCCGCCGCAGCGGTGGCACGGTGGCGCCAAAGTACCGTAATCCCGCCGAGCCGGAGCAGACATGGTCCGGCCGCGGCAAGCGCCCGCGCTGGTTCAATGACGCGCTGAAGGCGGGCAAAAAGGAAAAGGATCTGGCGATCTGA
- a CDS encoding threonine/serine ThrE exporter family protein, giving the protein MTPSVVVTSLAMAPLNTRIAFLLELARRLHQYGTAAPRLEGAIAGSAQRLGLVADVWSSPTAIIISFTDLAQSEQDVAQVTQVMRLAPGDVNLARLCDADAIADKVIAGDMELREGFRLLRDLGRPETRRAQAGVIASYGLAAATVVALLLHSSWADLIAAAFIGLIIGVITVLSATRPRLAVAGEAISAMVATVIAIMVSQFIVPLAIKSVILAGLIVLMPGMALTTAVREISSQHLVAGVARMGGAIATLIKLTFGTVAGTQLCSAFGVVGRDYALPPLPSWTDYPALLMGAFAFAISFRAARRDWLVVMAAVVLGYLVTRWGGAFGGNIPAAPFGVFLGGLTLSSLANLYARFVHRPGAIIREPGIILLVPGSVGYRSASYLLERDTSLGMDTTMLLITLLIALVAGLLFGDLLIAPRRSL; this is encoded by the coding sequence ATGACGCCGTCCGTCGTCGTTACGTCGCTTGCCATGGCGCCACTGAATACGCGCATTGCCTTCCTGCTGGAGCTGGCGCGCCGTCTTCATCAGTACGGTACGGCTGCGCCGCGCCTGGAGGGGGCCATTGCCGGTTCGGCGCAGCGGCTTGGGCTGGTTGCCGATGTGTGGTCCAGTCCGACCGCCATCATCATCTCGTTTACCGATCTGGCGCAGAGCGAGCAGGATGTGGCCCAGGTCACGCAGGTGATGCGGTTGGCGCCGGGTGATGTGAACCTGGCGCGCCTGTGTGATGCCGACGCCATCGCCGACAAGGTGATCGCCGGTGACATGGAATTGCGCGAGGGGTTTCGACTTCTGCGGGATCTGGGGCGGCCGGAGACGCGTCGCGCGCAGGCCGGCGTGATCGCCAGCTATGGCCTGGCGGCGGCCACCGTCGTGGCCTTGCTGCTCCACAGTTCATGGGCGGATCTGATTGCGGCGGCGTTTATCGGTCTCATCATCGGCGTCATTACCGTGCTGTCGGCGACGCGACCTCGTTTGGCTGTTGCGGGCGAGGCGATCAGCGCCATGGTGGCCACCGTCATTGCCATCATGGTCAGCCAGTTCATCGTGCCGCTGGCGATCAAGTCAGTGATCCTGGCGGGCTTGATCGTTTTGATGCCAGGCATGGCGCTCACCACGGCCGTGCGTGAAATATCCAGTCAGCACCTGGTGGCCGGTGTGGCGCGCATGGGCGGCGCCATTGCAACGCTGATCAAGCTGACCTTCGGTACCGTGGCGGGCACCCAGCTGTGCAGCGCTTTCGGTGTTGTGGGGCGCGACTACGCCCTGCCACCATTGCCGTCCTGGACGGATTACCCGGCCCTGTTGATGGGCGCCTTTGCGTTTGCCATTTCGTTTCGCGCGGCGCGGCGGGACTGGCTGGTAGTGATGGCGGCCGTGGTGCTCGGTTATCTGGTGACGCGCTGGGGCGGTGCTTTTGGGGGAAATATCCCCGCTGCGCCATTCGGCGTATTCCTGGGTGGCTTGACGCTTAGCAGTCTGGCCAATCTCTACGCGCGCTTCGTGCATCGCCCGGGCGCGATCATTCGTGAACCCGGCATTATCTTGCTGGTGCCAGGCAGTGTCGGCTACCGCAGCGCATCCTATTTGCTGGAGCGTGACACCAGCCTGGGTATGGATACGACCATGCTGCTGATTACCTTGTTGATTGCACTGGTGGCGGGGTTGTTGTTTGGAGATCTTTTGATCGCTCCGCGTCGTTCACTCTGA
- the rimI gene encoding ribosomal protein S18-alanine N-acetyltransferase: MVAVARPHVEIRTMRREDLPAVAAMEASSYDFPWSQGIFSDCLKAGHPCWVMWAEGEAAGYGVLSVAAGEAHVLNVCIGPGHRGLGLGRLLMRRLLDIARWNGATRVFLEVRPSNPIAQKLYESMGFAEIGRRPKYYPAKQGREDAIVMALDLLPS; this comes from the coding sequence ATGGTCGCTGTGGCCCGTCCCCATGTCGAGATCCGCACCATGCGGCGCGAAGACTTGCCAGCCGTCGCGGCGATGGAGGCCTCCTCCTACGATTTTCCCTGGTCACAAGGCATTTTCAGCGACTGCCTGAAGGCCGGTCATCCCTGCTGGGTGATGTGGGCCGAAGGCGAGGCGGCGGGTTACGGTGTGTTGTCCGTAGCCGCTGGCGAAGCCCACGTGCTGAACGTATGTATAGGTCCGGGGCATCGTGGGCTTGGCCTGGGTCGGCTGCTGATGCGACGACTGCTCGATATCGCACGCTGGAACGGCGCGACGCGCGTGTTCCTCGAGGTTCGGCCGTCCAATCCGATTGCGCAGAAGCTCTATGAATCGATGGGCTTTGCTGAGATCGGTCGCCGGCCCAAGTACTACCCGGCCAAGCAGGGGCGCGAGGATGCCATTGTGATGGCGCTGGACTTACTGCCGTCGTAG
- a CDS encoding proline--tRNA ligase has translation MRLSQFHLATVKEVPADAEITSHRLMLRAGMIRKLASGLYTWSPLGLRVLRKVEQVVREEMNRAGAIEMLMPSVQPKELWEETGRWEKFGGQLLKIKDRKEQEFCYGPTHEEVITDFARNELKSYKQLPLNFYQIQTKFRDEIRPRFGVMRAREFLMKDAYSFHLTPASLAATYDVMYQAYSRIFTRLGLTFRAVQADTGAIGGNASHEFQVLADSGEDAIAFSDGSDYAANIEKAEALAPAIGRSAPAAALQRVDTPTQKTIDEVAAFLKIPPQQCVKTILVRGTEGLVALCVRGDHEINEVKAGNLAELPGASELASEEEILALTGTRPGFLGPVGLPASVPVIVDRSAAVLADFVCGGNQDGTHYTGANWDRDARISRIEDIRKVIEGDASPDGHGTLRIARGIEVGHVFQLGQKYAEALKATVLDENGKAQVMYMGCYGIGVSRIVAAAIEQRHDDAGMIWPEAMAPWRIAVCVINPKNSPDIAQAADALYRQLNERGIEAVLDDRGLRPGAMFADMELIGIPHRVVISERGMAAGTLEYRARDAAESRAITQDELLSLLG, from the coding sequence ATGCGCCTTAGCCAATTCCACCTGGCCACCGTCAAGGAAGTCCCCGCCGACGCCGAAATCACCAGCCACCGGCTGATGCTGCGTGCCGGCATGATCCGCAAGCTCGCTTCCGGCCTTTACACCTGGTCGCCGCTGGGCCTGCGCGTGCTGCGCAAGGTGGAGCAGGTGGTGCGCGAGGAAATGAACCGCGCCGGCGCCATCGAGATGCTGATGCCTTCCGTGCAGCCCAAGGAGCTATGGGAAGAAACCGGCCGCTGGGAGAAATTCGGCGGCCAGCTGCTGAAGATCAAGGATCGCAAGGAGCAGGAGTTCTGCTACGGCCCCACGCACGAGGAAGTCATCACCGACTTCGCGCGCAACGAGTTGAAGAGCTACAAGCAGCTGCCGCTCAACTTCTACCAGATCCAGACCAAGTTCCGCGACGAGATCCGCCCGCGCTTTGGCGTGATGCGCGCGCGCGAGTTCCTGATGAAGGACGCCTACTCGTTCCACCTCACGCCCGCTTCGCTGGCCGCCACCTACGATGTGATGTACCAGGCCTATTCGCGCATCTTCACCCGCCTGGGCCTGACCTTCCGCGCCGTGCAGGCCGACACCGGCGCCATTGGCGGCAACGCCAGCCATGAGTTCCAGGTCCTGGCCGACTCGGGTGAAGATGCCATCGCGTTCTCTGACGGCTCCGACTACGCGGCGAATATCGAAAAGGCCGAGGCGCTGGCACCGGCCATCGGGCGCTCTGCCCCTGCCGCCGCCTTGCAGCGCGTGGACACGCCCACGCAAAAAACCATCGATGAGGTGGCTGCGTTCCTCAAGATCCCGCCACAACAGTGCGTGAAGACCATCCTGGTGCGCGGGACCGAAGGGTTGGTCGCGCTGTGCGTGCGTGGCGACCATGAGATCAACGAAGTGAAGGCCGGTAATCTGGCTGAGCTTCCGGGCGCATCGGAGCTGGCCAGCGAGGAAGAGATCCTCGCACTGACCGGGACCCGCCCTGGCTTCCTCGGCCCCGTCGGCCTGCCCGCCTCAGTGCCGGTCATCGTCGATCGCAGTGCCGCCGTACTCGCCGATTTCGTCTGTGGCGGCAATCAGGATGGTACCCATTACACCGGCGCCAATTGGGACCGCGATGCGCGCATCAGCCGCATCGAGGACATCCGCAAGGTCATCGAGGGTGACGCCTCGCCGGACGGCCACGGCACGCTGCGAATCGCGCGGGGCATCGAGGTGGGCCACGTTTTCCAGCTCGGCCAGAAATATGCCGAGGCGCTCAAGGCCACCGTACTGGACGAAAACGGCAAGGCCCAGGTCATGTACATGGGCTGCTACGGCATTGGTGTCAGCCGTATCGTCGCTGCGGCCATCGAGCAGCGCCACGACGACGCCGGCATGATCTGGCCCGAAGCGATGGCGCCCTGGCGCATCGCCGTCTGCGTGATCAATCCCAAGAACTCGCCCGACATCGCCCAGGCAGCTGATGCGCTTTATAGGCAGCTAAATGAGCGCGGCATTGAAGCCGTGCTGGACGACCGTGGCCTTCGCCCGGGCGCAATGTTCGCCGACATGGAATTAATTGGCATTCCCCATCGCGTCGTTATCAGCGAACGCGGCATGGCTGCCGGCACGCTGGAATATCGCGCGCGCGATGCCGCGGAAAGCCGTGCCATTACGCAGGACGAGCTGCTCTCCCTGCTCGGCTAA
- a CDS encoding DUF4124 domain-containing protein has product MSTLSKALENPMRRLLIAAALLLVAPLVAAQAYKWTDASGTVHYSDAPPPQGTNYKKVTTTGTVEPLAQPAPKANTEGEGESATKPSTQPVADTPENRAKLCSSLKTNLETLKSSGPVVMDDGGQQKVMGADQRKQQQSAAEAQYQQYCSGG; this is encoded by the coding sequence TTGAGCACCTTGTCCAAAGCCTTGGAGAACCCGATGCGCCGCCTGCTGATCGCCGCCGCGTTACTGCTCGTTGCGCCCCTGGTTGCCGCCCAGGCCTATAAATGGACGGACGCCAGCGGCACAGTGCACTACTCAGATGCTCCCCCGCCGCAGGGCACCAACTACAAGAAGGTCACCACCACCGGTACGGTGGAACCGCTGGCACAGCCTGCCCCCAAGGCCAACACCGAGGGCGAAGGCGAATCAGCCACGAAGCCATCGACCCAGCCAGTAGCCGACACGCCCGAGAACCGCGCCAAGCTGTGCAGCTCGCTCAAGACCAATCTTGAGACGCTCAAGAGCAGCGGTCCGGTCGTGATGGACGACGGCGGCCAGCAAAAAGTGATGGGCGCCGACCAGCGCAAGCAACAGCAGAGCGCAGCCGAAGCCCAGTACCAGCAGTACTGCTCGGGCGGCTGA
- a CDS encoding GreA/GreB family elongation factor produces the protein MSRAFVKDADETVGERLPDIPLSEHPNYVTPRGLEQLRARMIAAREHRDALRANSDLLSVQSELAAVERDVRWLTARVGSAIEVDLLQQPRDRVAFGAEVIVDSDEGHARYRLVGEDEADVEHGLVSYVSPLATALLGARVGDEVVWHRPAGDLTVEVVGIGYPADG, from the coding sequence ATGAGTCGCGCCTTTGTGAAGGATGCGGACGAGACCGTCGGCGAACGACTGCCGGATATCCCGCTGAGCGAACATCCCAATTACGTAACGCCGCGCGGGCTGGAACAATTGCGTGCGCGCATGATCGCTGCGCGCGAGCACCGCGATGCGCTGCGTGCCAACAGCGACTTGCTGTCGGTGCAAAGCGAGCTTGCCGCGGTCGAGCGCGACGTGCGTTGGCTTACCGCGCGCGTCGGCAGCGCCATCGAAGTGGATTTGTTGCAACAGCCCCGCGACCGCGTCGCTTTCGGCGCCGAAGTCATCGTCGACAGCGACGAAGGTCACGCTCGTTACCGCCTCGTAGGCGAGGACGAAGCCGATGTGGAGCACGGACTGGTCAGCTATGTATCGCCACTGGCCACGGCGCTGTTGGGGGCGCGTGTCGGCGATGAAGTGGTGTGGCACCGACCGGCGGGTGATCTCACGGTGGAGGTGGTGGGGATCGGTTATCCCGCGGATGGGTGA
- the fusA gene encoding elongation factor G, with product MSYNTENIRNIALTGHAGAGKTSLFEALLHAGGVIQAQGSVDKGTTQSDTDSQEKARGHSIDSAIASIPYGGSHINLIDTAGYTDFRGPTLSSFAAAETIAVVVNAINGIEYGTRRMMERAAQRRLARVIVVNKIDFEGAKLGALVDALREEFGTQCLPVNLPCLGGKQVLDCFFHDKGTTDFSSLAEAHQRILDQVVEINEAVMGHYLDSGEGDLSPQELHDAFEQCLREGHLIPICFVSARTGVGVKEFLEVAERLLPNPAEGNPPPFVNGEGERITVNADPAQHVIADVFKIVNDPFVGKLGVFRVWQGTIRRDTQLFIDDNKKPFKVGHLFRLRGKTHEEIDRAIPGDIAAIAKVEEIHFDAVLHDSHDEDSIHLSPMQFPQPMFGLALEPRHKGQEQKLSQALVRLAEEDPCFRVEHHKELNETVVRGLSDLHLKVMLERMKERYGVEVTTHPPRIAYRETIAGHAEGHHRHKKQTGGAGQFGEVFLRVEPLDRGAGFEFVDAVKGGVIPGQFLPAIEKGVRQALENGAVAGFPLQDLRVTVYDGKYHPVDSKEVAFVSAGKKAFLDAVGKARPIVLEPIVDVEVAIPEASVGDVTGGLAGKRARILGTDSLRGGELVIKAQAPLAELTDYPTELKAMTGGRGRYSLDLSHYEPVPPPVQKQLTEAWKPHVEDD from the coding sequence GTGTCGTACAACACGGAAAATATCCGCAACATCGCATTAACCGGCCATGCTGGTGCCGGCAAGACCAGCCTGTTCGAAGCCTTGCTCCATGCCGGCGGCGTGATCCAGGCGCAGGGCTCGGTAGATAAAGGCACCACGCAGTCGGATACGGACAGTCAGGAAAAGGCGCGCGGGCATTCCATTGACAGCGCCATCGCCAGCATTCCCTACGGCGGCAGCCACATCAACCTGATCGACACGGCTGGCTATACGGACTTCCGCGGACCGACGCTTTCCTCGTTTGCAGCGGCCGAAACGATCGCGGTCGTGGTCAACGCCATCAACGGCATCGAATACGGCACGCGCCGCATGATGGAGCGCGCCGCGCAACGTCGCCTTGCGCGTGTCATCGTCGTCAACAAGATCGACTTCGAGGGTGCCAAACTCGGCGCACTGGTCGACGCATTGCGCGAGGAATTCGGCACGCAATGCCTGCCGGTGAACCTGCCATGCCTTGGCGGCAAACAGGTGCTTGATTGTTTCTTCCACGACAAGGGCACGACGGATTTCTCCTCCCTGGCCGAAGCGCACCAGCGCATTCTCGATCAGGTGGTGGAGATCAACGAAGCGGTGATGGGGCACTACCTCGATTCGGGTGAAGGTGACCTCAGCCCACAGGAACTGCACGACGCTTTTGAACAATGTCTGCGTGAAGGCCACCTGATTCCGATCTGTTTCGTCAGTGCACGTACGGGCGTTGGCGTGAAGGAGTTTCTCGAAGTCGCCGAGCGACTACTGCCAAACCCCGCCGAAGGCAATCCACCACCCTTCGTCAACGGCGAAGGCGAACGCATCACGGTCAATGCCGATCCCGCACAGCACGTGATCGCTGACGTATTCAAGATCGTCAATGACCCCTTCGTCGGCAAGCTCGGCGTGTTCCGCGTGTGGCAGGGCACGATTCGTCGCGACACCCAGTTATTCATTGACGACAACAAGAAGCCGTTCAAGGTCGGACACCTGTTCCGCTTGCGCGGCAAGACGCATGAAGAAATCGATCGGGCGATTCCCGGCGATATCGCCGCGATCGCCAAGGTGGAGGAAATTCACTTCGACGCCGTGCTGCACGACTCCCACGACGAAGACAGCATCCATCTCTCGCCGATGCAGTTCCCACAACCGATGTTCGGGCTTGCGCTGGAACCCAGGCACAAGGGGCAGGAGCAAAAGTTGTCGCAGGCACTCGTGCGGCTGGCGGAAGAAGACCCCTGCTTCCGCGTGGAACATCACAAGGAACTCAACGAGACCGTGGTGCGCGGTCTATCCGACCTGCATCTGAAAGTGATGCTCGAACGCATGAAGGAACGCTATGGCGTGGAGGTCACCACCCACCCGCCACGCATCGCCTATCGCGAAACGATTGCCGGCCACGCGGAAGGCCATCACCGCCACAAGAAGCAGACCGGTGGTGCGGGTCAGTTCGGTGAAGTATTCCTGCGCGTGGAACCGCTGGATCGCGGTGCGGGCTTCGAATTTGTGGATGCGGTCAAAGGCGGCGTCATTCCCGGCCAGTTTCTGCCCGCCATCGAGAAAGGTGTGCGCCAGGCACTGGAAAACGGCGCCGTCGCCGGCTTCCCGCTCCAGGATCTGCGCGTGACGGTGTACGACGGCAAGTACCATCCGGTGGACTCGAAAGAAGTGGCCTTCGTCAGTGCGGGAAAGAAAGCGTTCCTCGATGCCGTGGGCAAGGCGCGCCCGATCGTGCTCGAGCCCATCGTGGACGTCGAAGTGGCGATTCCCGAAGCCAGTGTGGGTGACGTGACCGGCGGCCTCGCCGGCAAACGTGCACGCATCCTTGGCACCGATTCGCTGCGCGGCGGCGAACTGGTCATCAAGGCACAGGCGCCGCTCGCCGAACTCACCGACTACCCCACCGAGCTAAAGGCCATGACTGGCGGCCGCGGCCGCTACAGCCTGGACCTGAGCCACTACGAACCGGTGCCGCCACCGGTACAGAAACAGCTCACCGAGGCCTGGAAGCCGCACGTGGAAGACGACTGA